The following proteins are encoded in a genomic region of Neoarius graeffei isolate fNeoGra1 chromosome 6, fNeoGra1.pri, whole genome shotgun sequence:
- the LOC132887857 gene encoding E3 ubiquitin-protein ligase TRIM35-like — protein sequence MDSRPSLTEDDFSCPVCYDVFREPLLLACSHSICKSCLYTFWQQQTALECPICRTVSSTPEPPVNIVLHNMCEAILKEQTRRMSVEMEGLCSIHHEALTLFCVKDQRPLCTKCKNSRLQSRQSVCSIQEASQDLKQVLRMKLKPLNEKLKIYEAFKQSCINTREHIKKQGQNTEAMIRREFEKLHQFLWDEEEARIAELKEEEEQRSQIMKKKIDKITIQIFNVMDTINAIEKQLQGEDLPFLLNYNTSLERTQAKLENPEKLSGVLINVAKHLSNLSYQVSEKMHSFVQYTPVALDPNTAHAGLIVSDDLITMAYKGELQPLPDNSERFEGFVSVIGSEGFDSGTHCWDVEVGDNTAWAVGIISESVYEHKENLSRFGLWYVGFCNDKYGKGYSPETRTLLRVSEKIKRIRVQVDFNKGKVIFTDSAHNTCLHIFKQSFKEKVFPYFYSHCKLHPLRILPVKSSIPNQMDS from the exons ATGGATTCCAGACCCTCTCTAACGGAAGATGATTTCTCCTGTCCTGTGTGCTATGATGTCTTCAGGGAGCCTTTACTCCTGGCCTGCTCCCACAGTATCTGTAAGAGCTGCCTGTACACCTTCTGGCAGCAGCAAACAGCTCTAGAATGTCCTATCTGCAGGACCGTGTCCTCCACCCCTGAGCCTCCGGTCAACATCGTGCTGCACAACATGTGTGAAGCCATACTGAAGGAGCAGACCCGGCGGATGTCAGTTGAGATGGAGGGGCTCTGCAGTATCCACCATGAAGCTCTTACTCTGTTCTGTGTAAAGGATCAGAGGCCTCTCTGCACCAAGTGCAAAAACTCCAGATTACAAAGCAGGCAGTCTGTCTGCTCCATACAGGAAGCATCACAAGACCTCAAG CAGGTTCTCCGGATGAAACTGAAGCCCTTAAATGAGAAGCTTAAAATATATGAGGCCTTCAAACAATCCTGTATTAACACTAGAGAGCACATTAAG AAGCAGGGCCAAAACACAGAGGCAATGATCAGGAGGGAATTTGAAAAACTTCACCAGTTTCTCTGGGATGAAGAGGAGGCCCGAATAGCTGAACTGAAAGAGGAAGAGGAACAGCGAAGTCAGATAATGAAGAAAAAGATTGACAAAATCACAATTCAAATATTCAATGTTATGGACACCATCAATGCTATTGAGAAACAGCTACAAGGAGAAGATTTGCCATTTCTGCTG AACTACAACACTTCACTTGAAAG AACTCAAGCCAAACTAGAAAATCCAGAGAAATTATCTGGAGTTCTGATTAATGTAGCAAAGCATCTGAGCAACCTGAGCTACCAAGTGTCAGAGAAGATGCACAGCTTTGTTCAATACA CCCCTGTTGCACTAGACCCCAACACTGCCCACGCTGGCCTCATAGTCTCTGATGATCTGATCACGATGGCGTATAAAGGCGAGCTTCAGCCACTTCCTGATAACTCAGAGAGGTTTGAGGGTTTTGTGAGTGTCATCGGCTCTGAGGGCTTTGATTCAGGCACACACTGCTGGGATGTCGAGGTTGGAGACAACACAGCTTGGGCTGTTGGAATCATCTCAGAGTCTGTGTATGAGCACAAAGAAAATCTCTCACGGTTTGGTTTGTGGTATGTTGGCTTCTGCAATGACAAATATGGTAAAGGATATTCACCTGAGACACGAACATTGTTGCGGGTTAGTGAGAAGATCAAGAGGATCAGGGTTCAGGTGGACTTTAACAAGGGCAAGGTGATCTTCACTGACTCAGCCCATAACACCTGTCTGCACATCTTCAAACAATCTTTTAAGGAGAAAGTTTTTCCTTACTTTTACAGTCACTGCAAACTCCATCCTCTGAGAATATTACCAGTCAAGTCCTCAATCCCCAATCAGATGGACAGTTAG